tttccacttgtctctctctctctctctctctctctctctctacttttggctctgtcctcctctcccttGCTGTaatccctccatccttcccttTGCACCTCTTTGCCGGCCCGTCCCCCTGCCACCTCTCCAATCACTCATTTCTTGTCCCTCAACCCTTCATCCATTTATCCTGTTTTCCCCCCTTCTCTCGCCGTTCCCCTCTTCATTTCATCCCTCTCTATCCTTTTATTTCTCTCACCATCGCCTCGGTCCCCTCATCAgatctctctcctcttcctccctccccggATCTTTCTGTGTCACTCAGCTCCCGGTGGTCTGTGCTGCGATGTTGATGCTGGACGTTTtgtccccgctcctcctcctcctcctcttctccatccTGTTGCCGGGCTACGGTTGCCGGGCGGCGGACATTCCAGAGGACGCGACATCGGAGTTCTCGGTCAGACTGTACCACCAGCTGCAGGCGGCGGGGGGTCAGGACAACATCATTTTCTCCCCGCTGAGTGTGGCCGTGGCCCTGGGCATGGTGGAGCTCGGCGCCAGAGGGGCTTCGCTGGAGGAGATACGGCAAACTGTGGGATTCAGCCACCTGGTGCCAGGTGGGGGGCACATTCCAGAACAGATTCACACACATCGGAGCTTGATGAAattcagaaaatgaaacaaaagaaatgcagaagaagttTTTAACTTGAAAACTCTGTCAAaagattatatatatatactctgGTATGTAATACAAGTTACAGAGAAACTGTTACTTGCAGAAACTTAAGGTACTTAAATGAAgtttactgttgttgtttgctgttgctgcttcactaaactcctgttaaATCAGCAGAAGTAGCTCTGTCCTCCTGACAAGAACTGAAAAATGTCCATTTTGCTTCCCAAATTTTTGCTCTTATCACTTAATAAATTAGagtttttttccaacaagcaGTAAACATTCATATTATACATCTTTAACTGACAGTACAACTAACTACATAATTATAATGGTTGTTATTACTATtttatattagaaaaaaatgtcttgtacattatttttttaaaatgaaaatgcgtATTTTAAAACTCCAGCATTTTATCTTGGCCAGCTTGTGACAATAGCTTGATCGTCCCAGTTTTTCTGAAGATAGCTTGCCTGTTTTATAGTCCAAAAATAATCAGTGTGTGGTTTTAAAGTGCAACAGGCAGCTTTGTGTGTCAGATCGTCTCGCAGCTCGCTGGAGCACTGGACAGAACAGTGTATTCTCCCACACAGAAACGTGTGCGGTGTGCAGTCTACGCAATGAGCAAGGTTGAATGACTTATTTAGACCAAAATAGCTgagtttatgattttttttttgacacgtTTGCATTGTTTGTGCATCAACTAGATCTGCTTTGTGTTCAACCTGTGAACAGGGCCGGCGaataggctgggcatccggggcacttgcccagggcgccgagccataggggggcgcTTGATGTCACTGTGAGGCGCACCGCCCAAGTAGCGCTGCTGTGATGgctgtttgagcagcgcactgcttggttcgCGTGCACGGGCCCTTGACAAATATTGCcgactgccccccccccccccccccccccgacaacTTTCGACGAtaccccccccccgctcaacaactcttGCGGcgcgacactaccacggggcgtcaggcttgcccagggtgcctgacaagcccgcgccggccctgcCTGTGAATAGCTGACATCCTGTATTCCAAGCTCAGTATTGTATTcaaaaacaagaacataaaaacaaaagaagtgcTTTAAAACTGGATGTACGTCGCAGTAATAGGAAGACATTCTAGCACCTGGGACTTGATGAGGTGGATACAGACAGCGCAGGGAAAATGGATTCGCAGGTTAacacaaatcaacaaaaactcAGTCATAAAACCAGCGTAAAGCTTATTCGGTAAATGAAAACAACTGGCAATGAGCAGATTGCACAAGAAAACAAtgcacagctgcagcacatGGCTTCTCTAATGGGATTATatatgaacgtgtgtgtgtgtctctctctctctctctcattcgcCCTGTTCTGCAGGTGTTGAATTCTCTTTGCTCCAGAACCTGACGACGGCGTTAACAGACGACGACGCCCACTACGTGATCCGCTTCGCAAACAGCCTCTTCCTGCAGGAAGGCGTCACCTTTAACCCCGAGTTTCTTCACCTGATGAGGAAGTACTTCCGGGCCAACGTGGAAACGGTGGACTTCAGCGAGTCGTCAGCAGTGGCCGAGCAGATCAACAACTGGGTGGAGAATCACACAGAGAGTGAGTCTGAATGAGGAGAAAGAAGCACAAAGACACGAACACAGAgagcacaaaataaaaaatggtgATATAGTGTGAAAGCCACAGTTAAGAAGATTCAAAACTACCAGGAAACAGTGCAATGGAGCACATATACTAGTCTGTACTGTGACTCCAATGACTTCAGGAGAACATTCAGTGACAGACAGGATTTATCATTTTGTCACATTATGTCATATATTTGCAACAAGCACAGTCGGATTGAAGAATTAGCAGATTTAAACTTGATTAATTTATCTGGAAAAGGAAACCAGAAGCACTCGCTGATAATATATTTGACAATTCTGTACTACCGAAATCAAATTCCAAGATGTTGAAGTCATAAGAGACTTTAAAATCAATGACTTGTAAAGAATTTTCCAGAACATTTGAGGGaatgtaagaaaagaaaaaacagctgtCCATTTTGTTTGTCGTGCTTTAATGCCACAGTGTGTTATTTGGCTAATATGTTCTTGCAAAGTCACACTTTTAGCCCTCTCAATACCAAAGCGATGAAAACATCAGCGATACCACACAGCCTTACCTACTGCAAAGGAAGGTACATCCTGGAACACTAATGAGAATTTAACCCTCCTTGTCGCTGAAGATTTACAGGTGCTTATGGTGCTCATTAGAACTTAGAACTATTGGCGGAGGATttttcacacattcatacatttTTCACTGTGCACTACAGCAAGCGATGCTGTTGAGTTATTTGACTCTGATACGCTTCCAAACGTCCTCCAGGTAAGATCCGTGCGCTGCTGTCGGCCGAGGACTTCAGCAGCGTGACTCGCCTGACCCTGGTGAACGCCGTCTATTTCAGAGGCTCCTGGAAAAACCAGTTCAGGCCAGAGAACACCAGGACCTTTTCCTTCAGCAAGGACGACGGCTCAGAAGTCCAGACTCTCATGATGTACCAGCAGGGAGACTTCTACTATGGTATGGATGAGAACGGATCTGTCTTTGTGTGAAGCACATTTGTGGAATTCTACTTATAGCTCTTTCTCTGGAGCCCCAGATTCCCTGCTCATTTTTCCTGAAGTTATTTAATATGTTAATCTTTGATCTAAAATATTCATATTTGGAGAGTTATTCCCAGGAAAGGCTTCTCTGCGCTGCTCGGCGCtcactcttctcttctcttgcACAAACACCTCTGGTGTGTCGATTTGATTCCCTGGTCTGTTTTTAAAAGGCTATTTTCTTCCGTCTGAAATGCTCCCAGTGCCGTGACGACGTGTGTGAAGTTATGAATGACTGCAGTATGTTTTACTGGTATATTCAGGGCGACGTTTCGTCTGTTGAATCAGCGACAAAGCGTGTAAAGTGCATTTAGATCACTCAATCTGTACAATGCGCTGCTTGAGTAAAGTCTATTTACCGTTTCTAAtagcattttgtgttttgccATCATGCTGAGATGTTAGACTATTTCAAAAAGAGTCCTTCACTTTGGCTTGTGCGCTTTTCTATGCGaaaagatttcatttttttcttaataatcATCCTTTGCTCCCTCTAAGGTTGCTGCATTATTTTGGTGTTGTCCTTATGCGTGTAGTAAGCCTGCAGAGTGACACACACCgacgttcacacacactcacacattcaggaaggaaaaaaaaaaagaaagaaagaaagaaatctgtgTATGCGTAAAccattttgtgtgtctgtgcagatTGTGCATGTTTGAGAGCTGCGAAACAAGGACAGGTCCTGAGGGAGAACGCTGCATTTTAGAGCACAATCATATTGGTTCAAGTAAAATGTTTTGGGAAGCGGCATCCCATCCTCTAACGCATCGCCGCCTCGCCCAGCGCCAGCAAATCCTGCCCAGAGTGTCAAGTTAATGAAAGATGATCACTTTTAATGCAATCATTTTCCTTTTAAGcaacttcaaaagaaaagaaaagaaaaaaaacccggcATGCAACAGACTGGGTTCGGATCTGGATTTGGTGGTTTCTTTATAATCTCACTCTGCAAAGCCTTTACAAGCGGGATAATCTTGTGTTTTGAGTTAAAATCTATCTGGACGTCTTTTGGGTATAAAAGGATTATCTCGTGCACGCTGAGAAATACACTCCTACTTAATGCAAGTAAATGTTTCTTTCCTTGtctttattagattttttttttttaatccgagAGTTTTGTTTAATTAGACTAAAGAATGAGAGTCTGTAAAGACCGATCTCAGGGTGATAAAGCTGTCACTTTCTAGTCTCtgtatcttaaaaaaaaaatgagtttctactgtgcgtgtgtgtgtgtgtgtgtgtgtgtgtgtgtgtgtgtgtgtgtgtgtgcacatgatGTGTAATGGCACATGCAGAATTTTTGTACATGTGTGGGCAGATGTATTTGCaattctaaatgtttttttttttcatgttcttaAATTTGGAATCTTCCTGCCTAAAGACAGTGCCAAGTGCatgtttatgttaaaaaaaaaaaaaaaaaggcattgcTGACAGTCACACAGAAACCCAGCATCCTTTTCTGGCTTAATTGAATTTTGTGTGGGATTCCAGCGAGGCACTGCCAGTAATAGTAGGCGAGTGTGTATGTAATCCCTTTTCCTACCAAGTGGAACAAAAGGTTACAAATTGTTGCATCAGTGGCTTTTAATTCAAGCGTTAGAGAAGTGACCGTAAACACTTAAATCAATAGATCATCCCTGCATACGCATGCAGGAATATCTTTTAACACCTGTGTCGTGCGTGTTCCCACTCCGTCAGGTGAGTTCAGCGATGGCTCCCAGGAAGCTGGAGGCGTGTACCAGGTATTAGAGATGCCCTATGAGGGAGAGGACATGTCCATGATGATCGTTCTGCCTCGACAGGAGGTACCGCTCGCTTCCCTCGAGCCCATCATCAAAGCCCCACTGCTGGAGGAGTGGGCCAACAATGTCAAACGACAGAAGGTGGAAGTCTACCTGCCAAGGTGAACGATGACACATGTCTG
The sequence above is a segment of the Salarias fasciatus chromosome 14, fSalaFa1.1, whole genome shotgun sequence genome. Coding sequences within it:
- the serpini1 gene encoding neuroserpin, with the protein product MLMLDVLSPLLLLLLFSILLPGYGCRAADIPEDATSEFSVRLYHQLQAAGGQDNIIFSPLSVAVALGMVELGARGASLEEIRQTVGFSHLVPGVEFSLLQNLTTALTDDDAHYVIRFANSLFLQEGVTFNPEFLHLMRKYFRANVETVDFSESSAVAEQINNWVENHTESKIRALLSAEDFSSVTRLTLVNAVYFRGSWKNQFRPENTRTFSFSKDDGSEVQTLMMYQQGDFYYGEFSDGSQEAGGVYQVLEMPYEGEDMSMMIVLPRQEVPLASLEPIIKAPLLEEWANNVKRQKVEVYLPRFKVEQKIDLRNTLQELGIKNIFTSDADLSAMTDGKDLYIGKAVQKAYLEVTEEGAEGAVGSGMIALTRTLVLYPQVMADHPFFFVIRNRRTGSILFMGRVMTPEVIEPSDHDFDSM